In Fibrobacter sp. UWT2, a single genomic region encodes these proteins:
- a CDS encoding PorV/PorQ family protein — MNKKILALSLVACSLVFAGEHWNVDAGAVSMKYLSMQVSARTAALSGAGVADATRASDVSRNPLAMTDVAEAEAGINHIIFPEYTADDYTTAYVVLPFAAFNYPLAFSAGAEFLGYDGIEGRDEEGFKTSDYGAYAWALQAGLGNRDKAFNWALSARFSQQTIDDESAIAFLGDVGGAYHVNEYFAFGATLTNFGYMGDYDGEKETAPMALQAGVTGILPIAKLFSLESEWNLHVSADAYRRADMQDPEWRFGGELDYMQTLLLRVGYAARPDTEDGVSAGIGLNFGMISFDYAYSPKKAFDGGYHYLTLGMRF; from the coding sequence ATGAATAAGAAGATCCTTGCCTTAAGTCTCGTTGCTTGTTCCCTTGTGTTTGCCGGGGAGCATTGGAATGTTGATGCGGGTGCGGTATCGATGAAGTACCTGAGTATGCAGGTGTCGGCTAGGACGGCGGCCCTTTCGGGGGCGGGCGTCGCCGATGCGACTCGCGCTTCTGACGTTTCGAGGAATCCGCTGGCGATGACCGACGTGGCCGAAGCTGAAGCGGGAATCAACCACATTATTTTCCCCGAGTATACTGCCGACGATTATACGACGGCTTATGTGGTGCTTCCTTTTGCGGCGTTCAACTATCCGCTGGCTTTTTCGGCGGGTGCTGAATTTTTAGGCTACGACGGAATCGAGGGCCGCGACGAAGAAGGCTTCAAGACTTCTGACTATGGTGCTTATGCCTGGGCGCTTCAGGCGGGTCTCGGTAACCGCGACAAGGCTTTTAACTGGGCGCTTTCTGCTCGCTTTAGCCAGCAGACGATCGACGACGAATCGGCAATCGCCTTTTTGGGTGATGTCGGTGGCGCCTATCATGTGAACGAGTATTTTGCCTTTGGCGCAACACTCACGAACTTCGGTTACATGGGTGATTACGATGGCGAAAAAGAGACTGCTCCCATGGCCTTGCAGGCTGGCGTAACGGGTATTCTGCCCATAGCGAAACTCTTTAGCCTGGAAAGCGAATGGAACCTTCATGTATCTGCCGACGCTTACCGCCGTGCCGATATGCAGGATCCTGAATGGCGTTTTGGCGGCGAACTCGATTACATGCAGACGCTTTTGCTGCGTGTAGGTTATGCGGCCCGCCCCGATACCGAAGATGGCGTGAGTGCGGGTATCGGACTCAATTTCGGGATGATCTCCTTCGATTATGCCTACAGTCCCAAGAAGGCCTTTGATGGTGGCTACCACTATCTGACCCTTGGCATGAGATTCTAG
- the eno gene encoding phosphopyruvate hydratase: protein MAKIAKVWARQILDSRGNPSLEVDVTLDNGIVGHAAVPSGASTGEREACELRDGDKKTYCGKGTLTAVKNVNTKIAKKIIGMDPSKQTEVDDAMIALDGNRMLKNKLGANAILGVSMAVCVAAAKDAGLPLYQYIAKLHGTKKLTLPCPMCNVINGGAHSSAPIDFQEFMIAPVGAKTFSKGLQMVTEIFHALKAVLKKAGFDTTVGDEGGFAPGVSIKPAKNKFGYEITGVMTLEKALDALKAATTNAGYKFGTDIKIALDVASSEFCDKNTKAGKPETYTFKKSTKKTVKSADMVKLYEKLIDKYSIFSIEDGLDEADWAGWKVMTDKLGGKINLVGDDLFVTNPTIFDEGIKAGIANAILIKVNQVGSVSETLAAIKRAQNEGYAPIVSHRSGETEDTFIADLAVGTAAGQIKTGSLSRTDRVCKYNRLLRIEEELGKAAVYAGDPRKACKAPAKKACGCKKACKKAK from the coding sequence ATGGCTAAAATCGCTAAAGTTTGGGCTCGTCAGATCCTGGATTCCCGTGGCAATCCGTCTCTCGAAGTCGATGTTACTCTTGACAACGGTATCGTTGGTCACGCTGCTGTTCCGAGTGGTGCTTCCACCGGCGAACGCGAAGCTTGCGAACTCCGCGACGGTGACAAGAAGACTTACTGCGGTAAGGGCACTCTCACTGCTGTGAAGAATGTGAACACCAAGATTGCTAAGAAGATCATCGGCATGGATCCGTCCAAGCAGACTGAAGTTGACGACGCCATGATCGCTCTCGACGGCAACCGCATGCTCAAGAACAAGCTCGGTGCAAACGCCATCCTCGGCGTTTCCATGGCTGTTTGCGTTGCTGCCGCTAAGGACGCTGGCCTTCCGCTTTACCAGTACATCGCCAAGCTCCATGGCACCAAGAAGCTCACGCTCCCGTGCCCGATGTGCAACGTGATCAACGGCGGTGCTCACTCCTCCGCTCCTATCGACTTCCAGGAATTCATGATCGCTCCGGTTGGCGCCAAGACTTTCTCCAAGGGCCTCCAGATGGTCACCGAAATCTTCCACGCCCTCAAGGCTGTGCTGAAGAAGGCCGGCTTCGACACCACCGTTGGTGACGAAGGTGGCTTCGCTCCTGGCGTTTCTATCAAGCCGGCTAAGAACAAGTTCGGTTACGAAATCACTGGCGTGATGACCCTCGAAAAGGCTCTCGACGCCCTCAAGGCTGCAACCACCAATGCCGGTTACAAGTTCGGCACTGACATCAAGATCGCTCTTGACGTTGCTTCTTCTGAATTCTGCGACAAGAACACCAAGGCTGGCAAGCCGGAAACCTACACCTTCAAGAAGAGCACCAAGAAGACTGTCAAGTCTGCCGATATGGTGAAGCTCTACGAAAAGCTCATCGACAAGTACTCCATCTTCTCCATTGAAGACGGTCTCGACGAAGCTGACTGGGCTGGCTGGAAGGTCATGACCGACAAGCTCGGTGGCAAGATCAACCTCGTGGGTGACGACCTGTTCGTTACCAACCCGACCATCTTCGACGAAGGCATCAAGGCTGGCATCGCCAACGCTATCCTCATCAAGGTGAACCAGGTGGGTTCTGTGTCCGAAACTCTCGCTGCTATCAAGCGCGCTCAGAACGAAGGCTATGCTCCGATCGTTTCTCACCGCTCTGGCGAAACCGAAGACACCTTCATTGCTGACCTCGCCGTCGGTACCGCCGCTGGCCAGATCAAGACCGGTTCTCTCTCCCGTACGGACCGCGTTTGCAAGTACAACCGCTTGCTCCGCATCGAAGAAGAACTCGGCAAGGCTGCCGTGTACGCCGGTGACCCGCGCAAGGCTTGCAAGGCCCCTGCTAAGAAGGCTTGCGGTTGCAAGAAGGCTTGCAAGAAGGCCAAGTAA
- a CDS encoding glycosyl hydrolase family 5: MNRKLFKSLIAASAVAMICACGDEAASNNATNPNSVVDPGTGLVDNPGSTPVVTDPSNPGNTQNPGTVTDPTSNVSDTSVTNPTNPGNTTNPGDPQNPASSSGVNPQNPDDPITTPITSSNSVNTEPELGPDGFPTLESYGAPSPEYTKDISATAKRGWNTRYWDACKPHCSWLKESSNDKTRADTSSNEAFLADYGTARNCNIHDVEVPTFTLGDVSKAWFGYNGTRSACGDEKEKGVFTCTDMAPIAVNDTLSYAYVAGTADSKCGKCYHLQYDGHFANEMENNPPRETHKALKGKHMIVMASNIGMDVAGGNPNLPAGQFDLMVPGGGVGAFDALTTQVKKGSDFNWGAGFGGFLTECQNQLGYDATLVAYQTCIKDMCDAAFGDAGLPNLLRGCHWFADWYMAADNPTYYIEEVECPQYLIDHYMSRYNTSLENNFKKVTDWSTFKEGDVLDTLHCWKAGEAPPENGWQNPSAGCDVQ, from the coding sequence ATGAATCGTAAGTTATTCAAGAGTCTGATTGCTGCAAGTGCAGTCGCCATGATTTGCGCTTGCGGTGACGAAGCTGCTTCTAATAATGCTACAAATCCGAATTCGGTTGTTGATCCGGGTACGGGCCTGGTAGATAATCCCGGTTCTACTCCTGTGGTGACTGACCCGAGCAATCCGGGCAACACGCAGAATCCGGGAACTGTCACGGACCCGACATCGAATGTGAGCGACACGAGTGTTACCAATCCGACGAATCCGGGAAACACGACAAACCCTGGTGACCCGCAGAATCCGGCGTCGAGCTCGGGAGTGAATCCGCAGAATCCGGACGATCCGATTACGACGCCTATAACAAGCAGTAATTCTGTGAATACGGAGCCGGAACTCGGCCCCGACGGATTCCCGACTCTTGAATCTTACGGTGCACCTTCGCCTGAATACACCAAGGACATTAGCGCTACGGCAAAACGCGGCTGGAATACCCGCTACTGGGATGCTTGCAAGCCGCATTGCTCCTGGCTTAAGGAAAGTTCTAACGATAAAACTCGTGCAGATACTTCTTCTAACGAGGCGTTCCTTGCCGACTATGGCACTGCACGTAACTGCAACATCCACGATGTCGAAGTCCCCACCTTTACCTTGGGTGACGTCAGTAAGGCTTGGTTCGGTTACAACGGGACCAGAAGCGCTTGCGGCGACGAAAAGGAAAAGGGCGTGTTCACCTGCACGGACATGGCGCCGATTGCCGTGAACGACACTCTTTCCTATGCATACGTTGCAGGCACTGCCGACAGCAAGTGTGGCAAGTGCTATCACTTGCAGTACGACGGTCATTTCGCGAACGAGATGGAAAACAACCCGCCCAGGGAAACCCACAAGGCTCTCAAGGGCAAGCACATGATCGTGATGGCCTCTAATATCGGTATGGATGTGGCTGGCGGCAATCCTAATCTTCCGGCAGGTCAGTTCGACTTGATGGTGCCGGGTGGTGGCGTGGGCGCTTTTGACGCTCTTACTACCCAGGTGAAAAAAGGCAGCGACTTTAACTGGGGTGCAGGCTTTGGCGGGTTCCTGACTGAATGCCAGAACCAGCTCGGCTACGATGCTACTCTCGTTGCATACCAGACCTGCATCAAGGATATGTGCGACGCGGCCTTCGGCGACGCCGGCCTCCCGAACCTGTTGCGCGGTTGCCACTGGTTTGCCGACTGGTACATGGCCGCAGACAATCCGACCTACTACATCGAAGAAGTGGAATGTCCGCAGTACTTGATTGACCATTACATGAGCCGATACAACACCTCTCTAGAAAACAACTTCAAGAAGGTGACGGACTGGTCCACGTTCAAGGAAGGCGACGTGCTCGATACGCTCCACTGCTGGAAGGCGGGCGAAGCTCCTCCGGAAAACGGCTGGCAGAATCCGAGCGCCGGTTGCGACGTGCAATAA
- a CDS encoding glycoside hydrolase family 26 protein: MNKKLFLSMCVAPVAAMAFQVGAWVGGPGQYPQPTQQNVQAFQDLQGTHLDLISYFALFDINDWNATEEYANVAKENGSTLVVTWMANGYNAQDLVDGKADTYIRDYAKGVKNYGEEIWLRPLHEANGDWYDWGVGKAGAGNTDANVAEAFRHIVNIFREENVTNVKWVWTTNASNAGTGTTLTGNYPGDEYVDYISIDGYNWGKCQSWSSWQTFTQVFKKAYNALANIDKPLFIAEISSSELGGNKAEWITDMFEHFTTDFSRVFAVMWFSQSKEANEGDWALNTSQAAVDAWKAGIAKMKALESNTAIKPTGRAADSSFRLQDGKLYVQTDKALKASVVQFDYQGRILWQSAVQHFTPGVHAIDAPEANTRSIYKLSIKQ; the protein is encoded by the coding sequence ATGAACAAGAAATTATTCCTCTCTATGTGTGTCGCACCTGTCGCGGCCATGGCATTCCAGGTCGGCGCATGGGTCGGTGGCCCGGGTCAGTATCCGCAGCCCACGCAACAGAACGTGCAGGCGTTCCAGGATTTGCAGGGCACGCACCTCGACCTGATCAGCTACTTTGCGCTCTTCGACATCAACGACTGGAACGCAACCGAAGAATACGCCAACGTCGCCAAGGAAAACGGTTCCACACTGGTGGTCACCTGGATGGCGAACGGCTACAACGCCCAGGACCTGGTCGACGGTAAGGCCGACACCTATATTCGCGACTATGCGAAAGGGGTCAAGAACTACGGCGAAGAAATCTGGCTCAGGCCGCTCCACGAAGCGAACGGCGACTGGTACGACTGGGGCGTGGGTAAGGCTGGCGCCGGGAATACCGACGCGAATGTCGCCGAGGCATTCCGCCATATCGTGAATATCTTCCGCGAAGAAAACGTCACTAACGTAAAATGGGTCTGGACCACCAACGCTTCTAACGCAGGAACGGGCACAACGCTCACCGGCAACTACCCCGGCGACGAATACGTCGACTACATCTCCATCGACGGCTACAACTGGGGCAAATGCCAGAGCTGGTCCAGCTGGCAGACATTCACGCAGGTATTCAAGAAGGCGTACAACGCGCTCGCGAACATCGACAAGCCACTCTTCATCGCCGAAATTTCGAGCTCCGAACTCGGCGGGAATAAGGCCGAATGGATTACCGACATGTTCGAGCATTTTACCACGGACTTCTCCCGCGTATTCGCGGTGATGTGGTTCAGCCAGAGCAAAGAAGCCAACGAAGGCGACTGGGCGCTCAACACCTCGCAGGCCGCCGTTGACGCCTGGAAGGCCGGCATCGCCAAAATGAAGGCTTTGGAGAGTAACACGGCTATCAAGCCTACCGGGAGGGCCGCCGATAGCTCCTTTCGCCTGCAAGACGGCAAGCTCTACGTGCAAACCGACAAAGCGCTAAAGGCAAGCGTCGTGCAGTTCGACTACCAGGGGCGCATCCTGTGGCAGAGCGCCGTACAGCACTTCACCCCGGGCGTACACGCTATCGACGCACCCGAGGCAAATACACGGAGCATTTACAAACTTTCTATTAAACAATAA
- a CDS encoding glycosyl hydrolase family 5 yields MKRKLFKSMLTAGAVAMICACGDDANSSGASDQQPLSGLSSETSNPQNQQNPGLSSAITDPQNPTSSASEPVAANPCDKLVLTSAAWLLNVDTEWLIYPDGRVTDFTGNNVGSYADGVIHNFAGEPVMQGVDLTVLPICQPNATVDPHTGEVTVVSSSSVGGTEPTDPTSSVEGTEPVEASSSSAEPVKTTGNPEEDIKKYPVPTLKNILGNGTSGWNTRYWDACKPHCSQTSTDGAEGKPKINTQEEYEASHYTARVCNIHDIEIPTFTYSKGLERYWIGIQNTPNACDEAQPATGGGFTCTDMAPVAVNDTLAYAFVAGSASTTSCGKCFHLQYDGSFKDADGGNAAKATHKALKGKHIIVMASNIGHDVKAGQFDLMVPGGGPGIFNALNLMVDRSDIVWGAQYGGFLTYCQSNDKCGYDGSLDCYQSCIKDMCDAAFADSKYPNLLRGCHWFADWYMAADNPTYQWEEVDCPQYLLDKYSTTISTSIETKILFQSDWSAYKGGDFITTDACNSTPNAQGEYCDPEQLAADKAKTY; encoded by the coding sequence ATGAAACGTAAATTGTTCAAGTCTATGCTTACGGCCGGTGCGGTCGCCATGATCTGCGCTTGCGGCGATGACGCCAATTCGAGCGGAGCTTCTGACCAGCAGCCGTTATCGGGTCTTTCTTCGGAGACATCCAATCCGCAGAATCAGCAGAATCCGGGACTGTCTTCGGCGATTACCGATCCCCAAAACCCGACGTCTTCTGCTTCGGAACCCGTTGCAGCCAATCCTTGCGACAAGCTGGTGCTGACTTCTGCGGCATGGCTGCTTAATGTGGATACGGAATGGCTCATTTATCCCGATGGCCGCGTGACGGATTTCACGGGTAACAATGTCGGCTCTTATGCAGATGGCGTAATCCACAATTTTGCAGGCGAACCAGTGATGCAGGGTGTTGACCTGACGGTGCTTCCCATTTGCCAACCGAATGCGACGGTGGATCCCCATACGGGTGAAGTGACGGTTGTGAGCTCGTCTTCTGTGGGTGGCACGGAACCGACCGACCCGACTTCCAGTGTGGAAGGTACTGAACCTGTAGAAGCCAGCTCTAGCAGCGCCGAACCTGTCAAGACGACTGGCAACCCCGAAGAAGACATCAAGAAGTATCCTGTGCCTACGCTCAAGAACATTTTGGGCAACGGTACCAGCGGCTGGAACACCCGCTACTGGGATGCCTGTAAGCCCCACTGCTCCCAGACGAGTACTGATGGCGCAGAAGGCAAGCCGAAAATTAATACTCAGGAAGAATACGAGGCCAGCCATTACACGGCCCGCGTTTGCAATATCCACGATATTGAAATTCCGACATTCACCTACAGCAAGGGTCTGGAACGTTACTGGATCGGTATCCAGAATACTCCTAATGCATGCGATGAAGCCCAGCCTGCAACGGGCGGCGGCTTTACCTGCACCGACATGGCTCCTGTGGCTGTGAACGATACGTTGGCATACGCTTTCGTTGCCGGTAGCGCCTCGACAACTTCTTGCGGCAAGTGCTTCCACTTGCAGTATGACGGTTCGTTCAAGGATGCCGACGGTGGCAATGCCGCCAAGGCAACGCACAAGGCCCTTAAGGGTAAGCATATCATTGTCATGGCTTCCAACATCGGTCACGATGTGAAGGCCGGCCAGTTCGACCTGATGGTACCGGGCGGTGGTCCGGGTATCTTCAATGCGCTCAACCTGATGGTTGATCGTAGCGATATCGTATGGGGCGCCCAGTACGGTGGCTTCTTGACATACTGCCAGAGCAACGACAAGTGCGGTTATGATGGATCGCTGGATTGCTACCAGAGCTGCATCAAGGATATGTGCGACGCTGCATTCGCCGACTCCAAGTATCCGAACTTGCTCCGCGGTTGCCACTGGTTTGCCGATTGGTACATGGCTGCCGACAATCCGACCTACCAGTGGGAAGAAGTGGATTGCCCGCAGTACTTGCTTGACAAGTATTCTACGACCATCAGCACTTCCATTGAAACCAAGATTCTGTTCCAGTCCGATTGGTCTGCCTATAAGGGCGGTGACTTTATCACGACGGACGCTTGCAACAGTACTCCCAATGCACAGGGCGAATACTGCGACCCGGAACAGTTGGCTGCTGACAAGGCCAAGACCTACTAG
- the rpsL gene encoding 30S ribosomal protein S12: protein MPTIQQLVRNGREQICNKTASVALKSCPQKRGVCTRVYTSTPKKPNSALRKIARVRLSNKMEVTAYIPGEGHNLQEHSIVLIRGGRVKDVPGVRYHIIRGTLDTQAVNGRQNGRSKYGVKKKGAAPAKK from the coding sequence GTGCCAACTATTCAACAGCTCGTCCGCAACGGACGTGAACAGATCTGCAACAAGACCGCTTCCGTGGCCTTGAAGTCCTGCCCCCAGAAGCGCGGTGTTTGCACCCGCGTGTACACCAGCACCCCGAAGAAGCCGAACTCTGCTCTTCGTAAGATCGCCCGTGTGCGTCTTTCCAACAAGATGGAAGTGACCGCATACATTCCTGGTGAAGGCCACAACCTCCAGGAACACTCCATCGTGCTCATCCGCGGTGGTCGTGTGAAGGACGTCCCCGGTGTTCGTTACCACATCATCCGTGGTACTTTGGATACCCAGGCTGTGAACGGTCGTCAGAACGGCCGCTCCAAGTACGGTGTTAAGAAGAAAGGTGCCGCTCCGGCCAAGAAGTAA
- the rpsG gene encoding 30S ribosomal protein S7 has product MSRRRKALHRSILPDPRYKSTLVTELVGVVLKQGKKTIAEQIVYTALETLGQKLEGPETPLEKFEICLENIKPRLEVKSRRIGGANYQVPMEVAPDRAKALALRWLLDAARNRNEANMADRLAAELVAAKNGEGNAVRKKNDTHKMAEANKAFAHFRF; this is encoded by the coding sequence ATGTCTAGAAGAAGAAAGGCTCTCCATCGCTCCATCCTCCCGGATCCGCGTTACAAGTCCACGCTCGTTACCGAACTCGTCGGTGTCGTGCTGAAGCAGGGCAAGAAGACTATCGCTGAACAGATTGTCTATACCGCTCTCGAAACCCTCGGCCAGAAGCTCGAAGGCCCGGAAACTCCGCTTGAAAAGTTCGAAATCTGCCTCGAAAACATCAAGCCGCGTCTCGAAGTGAAGTCCCGCCGTATCGGTGGTGCAAACTACCAGGTTCCGATGGAAGTTGCACCGGATCGCGCCAAGGCTCTCGCTCTCCGTTGGTTGCTCGACGCTGCCCGTAACCGCAACGAAGCCAACATGGCTGACCGCCTTGCTGCAGAACTCGTTGCTGCCAAGAACGGTGAAGGCAACGCTGTCCGCAAGAAGAACGACACGCACAAGATGGCCGAAGCCAACAAGGCTTTCGCTCACTTCCGTTTCTAA
- a CDS encoding glycosyl hydrolase family 8 has protein sequence MASAACLGAFATTTSMAAETYAGTFFDENGAYYGPDCDKDKNYSGAYYTGNYESPFKKVLGKTDAEIQEKMDALWNHYFKGDDNSKVYYDRGSEAYIKDINNNDVRSEGMSYGMMIAVQTGHKEEFDKLWNWAKNHMWHKSGGWDGYFAWQRNDSGTGGDDNCAPDGEMYFMMSLLFAANRWNDSKYMEDAQYILKKMWDNGQHSLFNPQHYVITFQPQGNENNFSDPSYDLPAYVDLFARWSTSNQDKWSKAAKATRDHLYKSSNTKSGLFSDYNNFDGTPHGVSYNGNAEKYMYDAMRCAMNFGMDYYLFGVDSARQEEMARRIIDFFEKDGYKHARFNWDGSNPQEQYTQGEAGANAVAAMVLINDSKYDAAVKKNLELAWDTKFMTGQYRYYDGLVHYLAMLHLSGTFKIWKPKPNVESEEKTITETEINGVTYNDGDKIDYFEGCKLYKATIAAKSTPDSTVTKPDSTITSPDSTISIGASVALNNNVRVWSTNSAIVIENAPAGTKYTVTDLNGRVLSASKIATSTQEVRLAKTGPMLVIVGNKAYKVVK, from the coding sequence TTGGCGTCTGCCGCTTGCCTTGGCGCATTCGCGACCACCACATCGATGGCTGCAGAAACCTACGCAGGAACCTTCTTTGACGAAAACGGAGCCTATTACGGTCCGGATTGCGACAAGGATAAAAACTATTCCGGTGCCTATTATACGGGTAATTACGAAAGCCCGTTCAAAAAGGTTTTGGGCAAGACCGATGCCGAAATTCAGGAAAAGATGGATGCCCTTTGGAATCATTATTTTAAGGGTGATGATAATTCCAAGGTTTATTATGACAGGGGTAGCGAAGCCTACATCAAGGACATTAACAACAACGACGTCCGTTCAGAAGGCATGTCTTACGGCATGATGATTGCCGTGCAGACGGGTCACAAAGAAGAATTCGACAAGCTCTGGAACTGGGCGAAGAACCACATGTGGCACAAAAGTGGCGGCTGGGACGGCTATTTCGCATGGCAGCGTAACGACAGCGGTACTGGTGGCGATGACAACTGCGCACCTGATGGCGAAATGTACTTTATGATGTCTTTGCTTTTCGCAGCCAACCGCTGGAACGACAGCAAGTACATGGAAGATGCCCAGTACATCTTGAAAAAGATGTGGGACAACGGCCAGCATAGCCTTTTCAACCCGCAACACTATGTGATTACATTCCAGCCGCAGGGTAACGAAAACAACTTCTCTGACCCGTCTTATGACTTGCCGGCATACGTCGATCTTTTCGCCCGTTGGTCCACCTCCAATCAGGACAAGTGGTCTAAGGCCGCGAAGGCAACGCGCGATCACTTGTACAAGTCTTCCAACACCAAGTCTGGCTTGTTCAGCGACTATAACAACTTTGACGGAACCCCGCACGGCGTAAGCTACAATGGTAACGCCGAAAAGTACATGTACGATGCCATGCGCTGTGCCATGAACTTCGGTATGGACTACTATCTGTTCGGTGTTGATTCTGCCCGTCAAGAAGAAATGGCCCGCCGCATTATCGATTTCTTTGAAAAGGATGGCTACAAGCACGCCCGCTTTAACTGGGATGGCTCTAATCCGCAGGAACAGTATACGCAAGGCGAAGCCGGTGCAAATGCAGTTGCTGCCATGGTTTTGATTAACGATTCCAAATACGATGCCGCCGTCAAGAAAAACTTGGAGTTGGCATGGGATACTAAGTTCATGACCGGTCAGTACCGCTACTACGATGGCCTGGTGCATTACCTTGCCATGCTCCACTTGAGCGGCACCTTCAAGATTTGGAAGCCGAAGCCGAATGTCGAATCTGAAGAAAAGACCATTACCGAAACCGAAATCAACGGCGTGACCTATAACGACGGCGACAAGATCGATTACTTCGAAGGTTGCAAGCTCTACAAGGCAACGATTGCTGCAAAGTCTACTCCGGACTCTACCGTTACGAAGCCTGATTCTACCATCACTTCGCCGGATTCGACGATTTCCATTGGCGCTTCTGTTGCCTTGAACAACAACGTTCGCGTGTGGTCCACCAACAGCGCAATCGTTATCGAAAACGCACCGGCAGGCACCAAGTATACGGTCACTGACCTCAACGGTCGCGTGCTCTCGGCATCGAAGATTGCAACTTCGACCCAGGAAGTCCGCCTCGCCAAAACGGGCCCGATGCTTGTCATTGTCGGCAACAAGGCATACAAGGTCGTGAAATAG
- a CDS encoding GntR family transcriptional regulator — protein MTVDEFCKWIESSGFKDGARLPSVRKVAASLHASTFTIFQAYKRLVEQGKIYGEHGNGYFWGQKPEIVVDASEHETERLERLLLEDWKSGKISVDSTLPSIKDLCLVYRTTSGSMSRTLEMLRERGVLDRKGRGRYYFKNTRSSASNLKEILLIMRCNPNGDFNGLGERELTFMQKVYAEARRNKLKVKALGYYEKEGLFLDAAGNRVRLEDCGEYFGAVVSTMLVFNISKLFALLACTRFPISVWWEHPLYDIPRALKKEKRYAFFNLAFGDFPGRAVGRFLKEKGMERVAFISPYHMSMWSRDRLKGLKKVGLDVIEATDASHASHFDFMQEKGAYELFSRILLKLVKEIPPVDAWVVSNDRVGVELLSLVEQGKLKRPPYMVSFDNSNDSYRNRLDSFEFSLDALAEQSVFHLISPGVTLYKKDDFRELSGHVVEK, from the coding sequence ATGACTGTCGATGAATTTTGCAAGTGGATAGAATCGTCCGGATTCAAGGACGGCGCAAGGCTTCCATCTGTGCGCAAGGTGGCTGCGTCATTGCATGCCTCGACCTTTACGATCTTCCAGGCGTACAAGCGCTTGGTAGAACAAGGGAAAATCTACGGAGAGCACGGTAATGGTTACTTTTGGGGCCAAAAGCCCGAAATCGTGGTAGACGCGAGCGAACACGAAACTGAACGCTTGGAGCGCCTGCTTTTAGAAGACTGGAAATCCGGCAAGATTTCGGTAGACAGTACGCTGCCGTCGATTAAGGACTTGTGCTTAGTTTACAGGACCACGTCGGGCTCCATGAGCCGTACCCTTGAAATGCTGCGTGAAAGGGGAGTGCTCGACCGCAAGGGCCGCGGGCGTTACTACTTCAAGAATACAAGGTCGTCTGCGTCCAACTTGAAGGAAATCCTCTTGATTATGCGTTGCAATCCGAACGGGGATTTTAACGGGCTTGGCGAACGTGAACTGACGTTCATGCAGAAGGTGTATGCCGAGGCGCGTCGCAACAAACTTAAAGTCAAGGCGCTCGGGTATTATGAAAAAGAGGGCCTTTTTCTAGATGCCGCCGGAAACCGGGTCAGGCTGGAGGACTGCGGCGAATACTTCGGTGCCGTCGTTTCGACCATGCTGGTGTTCAATATAAGCAAACTCTTTGCCTTGCTTGCCTGCACGCGGTTCCCGATTTCGGTGTGGTGGGAGCACCCGCTATACGACATTCCCCGCGCGTTAAAAAAAGAAAAGCGCTATGCGTTTTTCAACTTGGCCTTTGGTGATTTTCCGGGGCGCGCGGTGGGGCGGTTCCTGAAAGAAAAGGGAATGGAGCGTGTCGCCTTTATTTCGCCTTACCACATGAGTATGTGGTCGAGGGACCGCCTGAAAGGACTCAAGAAGGTGGGGCTCGATGTAATCGAGGCAACCGATGCGAGCCATGCGAGCCATTTTGATTTTATGCAGGAGAAGGGGGCGTACGAACTTTTCAGCCGTATTTTGCTTAAGCTGGTGAAAGAGATCCCGCCTGTAGATGCGTGGGTCGTGTCTAACGACAGGGTAGGGGTGGAACTTTTGTCGCTTGTGGAGCAGGGTAAGCTCAAACGCCCGCCTTACATGGTATCGTTTGATAATTCTAACGACAGTTACCGCAACCGCCTGGATTCCTTTGAGTTCAGCCTCGATGCCCTTGCGGAACAGTCTGTGTTTCATCTGATTTCCCCTGGCGTTACTTTGTACAAAAAAGACGATTTTCGTGAACTTTCGGGGCATGTCGTGGAAAAATGA